Proteins encoded by one window of Labrus bergylta chromosome 2, fLabBer1.1, whole genome shotgun sequence:
- the rnf34a gene encoding E3 ubiquitin-protein ligase RNF34a isoform X2: MKAGASSMWASCCGLLNEVMGTGAVRGQQPGFGASAGPFRFAPSAGYSTYPPTSSGTPGLVCKTCGQAFSVFRRKYICCDCKKSYCSLCAVLQENLRICATCHLLKATAFQRPRLMRLRVRDLRQYLLLHNIPTDTCREKEDLVDLVLRHRGIEEEEDPDMSSLHSHSLYTQTSSTTQSASELSAFVVSQEERLSRSDSSDTNQDGDATSVSLLNLDPNDHTPEVSPQTRYRARASLSDLSSLRDIEDLSVRQLKEILARNFVNYSGCCEKWELVERVSRLYRETEENRKSMENVSSTVTTDGEKGPLMINDDNLCRICMDATIDCVLLECGHMVTCTKCGKRMNECPICRQYVVRAVHVFKS; encoded by the exons ATGAAG GCAGGGGCCTCGTCTATGTGGGCTTCATGCTGTGGTTTGCTGAATGAAGTCATGGGTACTGGGGCTGTCCGAGGCCAGCAGCCAGGGTTTGGGGCCAGTGCGGGACCCTTCAGATTTGCCCCCAGTGCAGGATACTCTACATACCCGCCCACCAGCTCAGGGACTCCTGGTCTTGTATGTAAGACCTGTGGTCAGGCGTTCTCCGTCTTCAGGAGGAAG TACATTTGCTGTGACTGCAAGAAGAGCTACTGCTCTCTGTGCGCCGTGCTTCAGGAGAATCTGCGCATTTGTGCAACATGTCATTTGTTAAAGGCAACAGCCTTCCAGCGGCCGCGGCTCATGCGCCTACGAGTCAGGGACCTGCGTCAGTACCTGCTGCTCCACAACATTCCCACGGACACATGCAGGGAAAAAGAGGACCTGGTGGACTTGGTGCTCCGTCACCGAGGAatcgaggaagaggaggacccCGACATGAGCAGCCTCCACTCTCATTCCCTGTATACACAAACATCCTCCACCACACAGTCTGCCTCTGAGCTGTCAGCTTTTGTCGTTTCTCAGGAGGAGCGGCTCAGCAGGAGTGACAGTTCAGATACCAACCAG GATGGTGATGCAACGTCTGTGTCTCTTCTCAACTTGGACCCCAATGATCACACTCCTGAG GTCAGTCCTCAGACGCGATACCGGGCCAGAGCGTCTCTCTCAGACCTCTCCAGCTTGAGGGACATCGAAGATTTGTCGGTCAGGCAGCTGAAGGAGATCCTGGCCAGGAACTTTGTCAACTATTCAGGGTGCTGTGAGAAGTGGGAGCTGGTGGAGCGCGTCAGCAGATTGTACAGAGAGACGGAGGAGAACAGGAAATCAA TGGAAAATGTGAGCAGTACTGTAACCACAG ATGGGGAGAAGGGCCCTCTGATGATCAATGACGACAACCTGTGCAGGATCTGCATGGACGCCACGATCGACTGCGTTCTCCTGGAATGCGGTCACATGGTCACATGCACTAAATGCGGCAAGCGAATGAACGAGTGTCCGATCTGCCGGCAGTACGTCGTGAGGGCAGTGCATGTTTTTAAGTCTTAA
- the rnf34a gene encoding E3 ubiquitin-protein ligase RNF34a isoform X1 codes for MKAGASSMWASCCGLLNEVMGTGAVRGQQPGFGASAGPFRFAPSAGYSTYPPTSSGTPGLVCKTCGQAFSVFRRKYICCDCKKSYCSLCAVLQENLRICATCHLLKATAFQRPRLMRLRVRDLRQYLLLHNIPTDTCREKEDLVDLVLRHRGIEEEEDPDMSSLHSHSLYTQTSSTTQSASELSAFVVSQEERLSRSDSSDTNQDGDATSVSLLNLDPNDHTPEVSPQTRYRARASLSDLSSLRDIEDLSVRQLKEILARNFVNYSGCCEKWELVERVSRLYRETEENRKSMENVSSTVTTVVAFPPSPPICNGAIRDGEKGPLMINDDNLCRICMDATIDCVLLECGHMVTCTKCGKRMNECPICRQYVVRAVHVFKS; via the exons ATGAAG GCAGGGGCCTCGTCTATGTGGGCTTCATGCTGTGGTTTGCTGAATGAAGTCATGGGTACTGGGGCTGTCCGAGGCCAGCAGCCAGGGTTTGGGGCCAGTGCGGGACCCTTCAGATTTGCCCCCAGTGCAGGATACTCTACATACCCGCCCACCAGCTCAGGGACTCCTGGTCTTGTATGTAAGACCTGTGGTCAGGCGTTCTCCGTCTTCAGGAGGAAG TACATTTGCTGTGACTGCAAGAAGAGCTACTGCTCTCTGTGCGCCGTGCTTCAGGAGAATCTGCGCATTTGTGCAACATGTCATTTGTTAAAGGCAACAGCCTTCCAGCGGCCGCGGCTCATGCGCCTACGAGTCAGGGACCTGCGTCAGTACCTGCTGCTCCACAACATTCCCACGGACACATGCAGGGAAAAAGAGGACCTGGTGGACTTGGTGCTCCGTCACCGAGGAatcgaggaagaggaggacccCGACATGAGCAGCCTCCACTCTCATTCCCTGTATACACAAACATCCTCCACCACACAGTCTGCCTCTGAGCTGTCAGCTTTTGTCGTTTCTCAGGAGGAGCGGCTCAGCAGGAGTGACAGTTCAGATACCAACCAG GATGGTGATGCAACGTCTGTGTCTCTTCTCAACTTGGACCCCAATGATCACACTCCTGAG GTCAGTCCTCAGACGCGATACCGGGCCAGAGCGTCTCTCTCAGACCTCTCCAGCTTGAGGGACATCGAAGATTTGTCGGTCAGGCAGCTGAAGGAGATCCTGGCCAGGAACTTTGTCAACTATTCAGGGTGCTGTGAGAAGTGGGAGCTGGTGGAGCGCGTCAGCAGATTGTACAGAGAGACGGAGGAGAACAGGAAATCAA TGGAAAATGTGAGCAGTACTGTAACCACAG TGGTggccttccctccctcccctcccatcTGCAACGGTGCCATCAGAG ATGGGGAGAAGGGCCCTCTGATGATCAATGACGACAACCTGTGCAGGATCTGCATGGACGCCACGATCGACTGCGTTCTCCTGGAATGCGGTCACATGGTCACATGCACTAAATGCGGCAAGCGAATGAACGAGTGTCCGATCTGCCGGCAGTACGTCGTGAGGGCAGTGCATGTTTTTAAGTCTTAA
- the rnf34a gene encoding E3 ubiquitin-protein ligase RNF34a isoform X3 yields the protein MKYICCDCKKSYCSLCAVLQENLRICATCHLLKATAFQRPRLMRLRVRDLRQYLLLHNIPTDTCREKEDLVDLVLRHRGIEEEEDPDMSSLHSHSLYTQTSSTTQSASELSAFVVSQEERLSRSDSSDTNQDGDATSVSLLNLDPNDHTPEVSPQTRYRARASLSDLSSLRDIEDLSVRQLKEILARNFVNYSGCCEKWELVERVSRLYRETEENRKSMENVSSTVTTVVAFPPSPPICNGAIRDGEKGPLMINDDNLCRICMDATIDCVLLECGHMVTCTKCGKRMNECPICRQYVVRAVHVFKS from the exons ATGAAG TACATTTGCTGTGACTGCAAGAAGAGCTACTGCTCTCTGTGCGCCGTGCTTCAGGAGAATCTGCGCATTTGTGCAACATGTCATTTGTTAAAGGCAACAGCCTTCCAGCGGCCGCGGCTCATGCGCCTACGAGTCAGGGACCTGCGTCAGTACCTGCTGCTCCACAACATTCCCACGGACACATGCAGGGAAAAAGAGGACCTGGTGGACTTGGTGCTCCGTCACCGAGGAatcgaggaagaggaggacccCGACATGAGCAGCCTCCACTCTCATTCCCTGTATACACAAACATCCTCCACCACACAGTCTGCCTCTGAGCTGTCAGCTTTTGTCGTTTCTCAGGAGGAGCGGCTCAGCAGGAGTGACAGTTCAGATACCAACCAG GATGGTGATGCAACGTCTGTGTCTCTTCTCAACTTGGACCCCAATGATCACACTCCTGAG GTCAGTCCTCAGACGCGATACCGGGCCAGAGCGTCTCTCTCAGACCTCTCCAGCTTGAGGGACATCGAAGATTTGTCGGTCAGGCAGCTGAAGGAGATCCTGGCCAGGAACTTTGTCAACTATTCAGGGTGCTGTGAGAAGTGGGAGCTGGTGGAGCGCGTCAGCAGATTGTACAGAGAGACGGAGGAGAACAGGAAATCAA TGGAAAATGTGAGCAGTACTGTAACCACAG TGGTggccttccctccctcccctcccatcTGCAACGGTGCCATCAGAG ATGGGGAGAAGGGCCCTCTGATGATCAATGACGACAACCTGTGCAGGATCTGCATGGACGCCACGATCGACTGCGTTCTCCTGGAATGCGGTCACATGGTCACATGCACTAAATGCGGCAAGCGAATGAACGAGTGTCCGATCTGCCGGCAGTACGTCGTGAGGGCAGTGCATGTTTTTAAGTCTTAA
- the c2h5orf34 gene encoding uncharacterized protein C5orf34 homolog, whose translation MENQTSVSLMIMYEDQSVDVRCSSGAQLQLSPCGCEFMLVKPPEPCDHPLQPPERVRQRTRFTISAHKELMVAALAFRNKYASRPYLPEELIPVDHKKPCFSIDSDVQWPEWSSCDKERAPRGPRGETIVRSEEGRAMLMLSPSGEEFSVEYTCNLSQNKNQQPSTEGIQGSQQQHESNLICQSSCDETKDINKGRGSRRNESVRSTSCSPQISSTALPKPEKMFQSTTVVQHHSCFDVDPTWCYPVDLARHLWTALFSKPEDVKAEGVGNLQRMFDPSNIESRSRLPQGLPLTCPSPHWHRWKLKDPLAKKEHSDQDLPTELVKVMWCQGVTYRILSGVVSVVEVSPGDGSVMRSNGVLSTYFTHHKPEPLSGRVTEVTYHLNNLPPDVPGQPYSVCSVVSRASRILTCYNEARQSLKLPVTPSCLEDGRCFYKPAMIEGDLSNPVSIEQCVNVAQSIESRSDLVAAELEKIKRFNYLLDNNWLLRREKGCSEVGSNSAEEVTHESMSENCIAEALQRTSKAIQDIDALISAATLT comes from the exons ATGGAAAACCAAACCAGTGTCAGTTTAATGATCATGTATGAGGATCAGTCGGTAGATGTGCGTTGCAGTAGTGGAGCTCAGTTACAGCTGTCGCCGTGTGGCTGTGAATTCATGCTGGTCAAACCCCCAGAGCCCTGCGACCATCCTCTGCAGCCTCCAGAGAGAGTCCGACAGAGGACGAGGTTTACTATCAGCGCTCACAAG GAGTTGATGGTGGCTGCATTAGCATTTAGGAATAAATATGCAAGTCGCCCATATTTGCCAGAGGAACTCATCCCTGTGGACCACAAGAAG CCATGTTTCAGCATTGACTCAGACGTCCAGTGGCCTGAGTGGTCTTCCTGTGATAAAGAGCGTGCACCAAGAGGTCCAAGAGGTGAGACCATCGTCAGGTCAGAGGAGGGACGAGCTATGTTGATGCTGTCACCCTCAGGTGAAGAATTCTCTGTGGAGTACACATGCAACCTCAGTCAGAATAAAAATCAGCAACCCAGCACCGAAGGCATCCAAGGCagtcagcagcagcatgaaagCAATCTGATCTGCCAGAGCAGCTGTGACGAGACCAAAGACATTAATAAGGGCAGAGGAAGCAGAAGGAATGAGTCTGTTAGATCAACGTCTTGCTCTCCTCAGATTTCCAGCACAGCTCTGCCGAAG CCAGAGAAGATGTTCCAATCCACCACAGTGGTCCAGCATCACTCCTGCTTTGATGTTGACCCCACCTGGTGCTACCCCGTCGACTTGGCTCGCCATCTTTGGACCGCTCTTTTCTCTAAACCTGAAGATGTAAAGGCAGAAGGTGTTGGCAATCTCCAGCGAATGTTTGATCCATCCAACATAGAGAGCAGGTCTCGGCTTCCACAGGGGCTGCCTCTCACGTGTCCATCTCCTCATTGGCACAG ATGGAAGCTCAAAGATCCTCTGGCCAAAAAAGAACATTCAGACCAAGATCTTCCAACCGAGCTGGTAAAAGTGATGTGGTGTCAAGGAGTCACATACAG GATACTGAGCGGGGTTGTCTCAGTCGTAGAGGTTTCTCCAGGGGATGGATCCGTCATGCGGTCTAATGGTGTCCTCAGCACTTACTTCACCCATCACAAACCTGAACCTCTGTCTGGACGG GTGACAGAAGTAACATACCATCTGAACAACCTTCCACCTGATGTACCCGGACAGCCGTACTCTGTTTGCTCTGTTGTGAGTCGTGCAAGCAG GATCCTGACATGCTACAACGAGGCCAGGCAGTCACTAAAGCTCCCTGTAACACCTAGCTGTTTGGAAGAT GGCAGATGTTTTTATAAACCAGCAATGATTGAAGGAGATCTTTCTAACCCTGTATCTATagagcagtgtgtgaatgtcgCACAATCAATAGAAAGCCG GTCAGATCTTGTAGCTGCAGAGTTGGAGAAGATTAAACGATTCAACT ATCTGCTAGACAACAACTGGCTGCTAAGAAGAGAGAAAGGTTGTTCAGAAGTTGGGAGTAACTCTGCAGAAGAGGTGACGCACGAGTCAATGAGTGAGAACTGCATCGCTGAAGCTCTACAGAGGACGTCTAAAGCCATCCAGGACATTGATGCTCTCATATCTGCAGCCACACTgacctga